From a single Nicotiana tomentosiformis chromosome 2, ASM39032v3, whole genome shotgun sequence genomic region:
- the LOC138906012 gene encoding uncharacterized protein, with product MYHDLKQHYWWRRMKKEIVGHVTRCLSCQQIKYEHKRPGGLLQKIEILKWKWERITIDFVSRKKSYTNRKVRDVAFMEDERVLLRVSPMKGVMRFWKKGKFHPRYVGPFEVLERVGEVAYRLAFPPRLTGVHPVVHVSMLRKYYKDPSHVLDFSSVQLDENLAYEEEPVAILDGKIQKMRSKSIASVKV from the exons atgtatcatgatttgaagcagcattattggtggcgaaggatgaagaaagaAATTGTTGGACATGTTACTCGGTGTTTAAGTTGTCAGCAGATCAAGTATGAGCATAAAAGAcctggtggattgcttcagaagattgAGATActaaagtggaagtgggagcgcatcactattgACTTTGTG tccaggaagaagagttatactaataggaaggttcgtgatgtggctTTCATGGAAGATGAGAGGGTTCTTCTCCgagtttctcctatgaagggcgtgatgaggttttggaagaagggcaagtttcaCCCTCGATATGTTGGTCCTTTCGAGGTGttagagagagtgggtgaggtggcctatagactCGCTTTTCCACCCAGATTAACTGGAGTTCACCCAGTggttcatgtttccatgcttcggaagtactaTAAGGATCCGTcgcatgtgttggatttcagctcagtgcagttggatgagaatctggcttatgaggaggagccggtggccattttggatggGAAGATTCAGAAGATGAGGTCGAAGAGtattgcatcagtgaaggtttag